GCCAGCGCATTGCTCATCGCCCAGGCGGCGTGGGAAATCGACCAGCAGATCCGTGGTTATGGAAAGCACTCCAGCATCGCGAAACTGGTTGCGACGGAGCATGCACAGCGGATCATCGATGATGCAGTGCAGATCTTCGGCGCCGCGGGAATCGTGAAGGATACGGTCCCGGAACGGCTCTATCGACAGATCCGATCGCTGCGCATCTATGAAGGAACCTCGGAGATTCAGCGCCTGATCATCGCAAGCCATCTCCAGCACCCTGATATCGGATAGGCCCCCATTGCTTCGCCGGCGTGATCGCGGGGCTCTACGAGACGGGCAGGGATCTCGGGGCCAACAACGCCTACCCGGTCATAACCCACCGCCTGAGGTGCGCGGTCCGAGAAGAAACTGGTTGACCGCATCGGCAAATTCGTCCGGGTCTTCGACCATTACCGCGTGACCGGCATGAGAAATTTCGTGCAGCTGGCCGTCCTTCAACAAACGTATGATATCGAATGCTTCCTTTTTGCTTAGGACCGCGGAACCTCGGCCTCTTATCAACAATGTACGGCAGGAGATCTTGGAAAGAATGGGCCGGACGTCATCCGCTCGCGCCGATCCTGTGCCCATGATTTGCTGAATCCTCCGATCGACTCTGAGGACAAGTCGTCCATCGGCGCTCTCGCGCAGAGCATTGTCGACGATGTGACCGAGCATTCGTGGATGTGTCAGCGGTCGTTTGGCCGAGATCCAGGCGGCGTACTCGGCGAGCGAGCTGTAGCCATCGCACTGCTCCTGGAACTGCGAGAGAATATTTTCGGAAACGTCCGGTTCGGTGCTCAAAGAGAAATCTACCAGAACCAGGTCCGTTACGAGGTGCGGGACGGCTGCAGCAACCTGGAGCGCCACGGCCGCACCAAGGGAATGCCCTACAAGAGAGATATTCCGGAGTTTGTATTTCTGAATGAGATTGAGAACGTCCGTGGAATAGGATCCAACGCCATAATTTCCGGTTGGATCTTCGCCGGAATTTCCGTGCCCCCTGAAATCGATGATGATCGTGCGATAGTTTTTCGGCAAGCGAGGCGCAAAGTCGTTCCATACATAGCCACCTTCGCCGAAGCCGTGAAGAAGTATGCAAGTCGCGTCTCCACCACCACACTCCCTGATGTGGAAAGAGAATTGGTCTGCCCCAGGCGCCGGTGTGTGCAACAGGTCCGGCTCTTTCATAGACGACACCTTATCGTTCGTTCGATGAAGGACAGCTCCGATCACGGGGGCCCAAATGCTTCAAACGACAAAGAAGAGTTCTAGCAAAAGTAGCAAAATTCGCTGCCTGCCGATAGTGGATGGAGGGCTTCGACAACGCCGCTGGACTGGATCATTCGGGCCGGACGGATCTCGGTGCGTACTCATCGCTGCTTGCGCGATCCGCAACCGAAGCCGGACATGCTCGGCTATCTGCACTTTATTCCCTCGGCTCAATTCCGCCCCTGTTTCGCACCTCGTCAACCCCTCTCCGCAAAAATATTCCACTTTACCGAAATTCGGAAATGACGTATGTGTCGCCGCATCCCGGCTTATCCTTGAGGGGCGATCTCGAGTCGTCATGATTGCGAGCCGGGCTTGCGGTGGACGCGGGCAGCGTCGGGTGCGAGAGGCGCGGGCAGGGCGGGTAGTCCCTGTGAGCCCGAAGCCGCGCATCGACGAGCGGCGCTGTCAGGTTCGTCTCGCCGGCAATTCCCAGGCAATGTCGACAAGGCCGGGGAATATTGCGGCGGTCAAGCGAGCCGTGCGTACGGCAAAACCGTGTGGTCCTGGCCGTCGTCGCTACGGCCAAGCCTGTCGCGGAGGTGCAGGGAGCCCAACCGGGTGAAATGCACCATCCAATTCGCGAGGCGAGGGAGGCCAGAAGGAACTCGGCTCCCGGGAGAGCGCGGCATAAGCCGTCAACCCACTGCGCAGGGAAGGCCGAGTGTTTGGCACCACCTGTATGCTGCTGTGCGGTCTTTTTGCGCTACATCTTCGCGCAGCGGACCGCGGGTGCGAGGTCAGCACCCGGTCTTCCCTGCGCCCTCTTGGCTCAAGAGGGCGGAACGACCAGGCAAAGCTCGGGCGACATCCGCCGCGAGAACATGAGGGCGCGTCTGCACTTGCGCTGCCATCGAAGATTCCTGTTGTCGCGCGACTCCGGCGCCTCTAGCATCGCGTCAAAAGAAAAGGCGTCGGGACGAAATTTGCCGCGAGGACATCATGCGCTGCATCCGTGCATTGCTGCTGGCCGCTTGTGTGCTGGGATCGCTGCTGCTCGCATCAGTGGAACCTGGTCATGCGCAGGGAATTCCGCAAGACATTCCGAGGAAGGATCTGCTGATCCTCGAGAACCCGGAAGGCACGGTCAAGAATGCCGGTTGGTTCAACATCTGGGTGATCAACGCCGGCGCGCAGTCCAATGGGCTGCAGCAGGCCGCGCTTGATACGCTCTGGTACATCGATCCCGAGAGCGGTCTCGACGGCGTCTGGGACAATTCGCTCGCCGCCGACAAGCCGCAATACAACGCCGACTTCACTGAAATGACGGTCAAGCTGCGCAGCGGCATCTTCTGGAGCGATGGCGTCGAATTCACCGCCGACGACGTCGTCGCAACCGTGATGACCCAGATCAAGCATCCGGCCATGCGTTTCAGCGCGGTGCTGGCGAGCAACGTCGCCTCGGTCGAGGCGCCGGATGCCCGCACCGTCGTGTTCAAGCTCAAGAAACCCAATTCACGCTTCCATACCAATTTCACGGTGCGCTGGGGCGCGGTGTGGATCCTGCCCAAGCACGTCTTCGACAAGGTCGAGGATCCCGTCAAATTCGATTTCAACAAGCCGATCTCGCTCGGCGCCTATGTGCTGCACAGCTACGATCCCGACGGCAAATGGTACATCTGGCAGCTTCGCGATGACTGGCAGCGCACCACGCTCGCGCGCTTCGGCAAGCCGGGGCCGAAATATCTCGCTTACGTCGATCCCGGACCGCCCGACAAGCGGGTGATCGCGCAGCTCAACCACGAGCTCGATGTGATCCACGACATCGCGCCGGAGGGCATGTTTGCCCTCGCCAAACAGAGCAAGACGACGCGGGCCTGGTTCAAGGGATTCCCTTACGGCCATCCCGATCCGACGCTTCCGGCCGTCATCTTCAACACCCAGAATGAGAACTTCAAGAATCCGGACGTGCGGTGGGCGCTGGCGCTGCTGATCGACATCAAGGCCGTGGCGATGGCGGCCTATCGTGGCGCCGCCACCATATCGGCGATCGGCGTGCCGCCGACAGGCACCCATCCGGCGACCTATCACGCGCCGATGGAAGACTGGCTCAAAAGCTTCGAAATCGACACCGGCAAGCGCAAGATCAAGCCGTACGACCCGACCATCGGTAAGCAGATTGCCGACATGTTGCGGCCGTCGATGGGCGAACAGATCCCGACCGATCCGGCTGAGATCGCCAAGGCGTTCGGCCGAGGCTGGTGGAAGACTGATCCGGTCGCGGCGCAGGAGCTTCTGGAGAAGGCCGGCTTCAGCAAGCGCGGCGGCGCCTGGGTCACGCCTGACGGAAAGCCCTTCACCGTCCGCGTCATGGTCGAGGGCGATCTGCGTCCGGTGATGACGCGAGCCGGAACGATGATCGTGCAACTGTGGAAGCAGGCCGGCATCGACGCCAGGATCGACGTCGCGCAAGGCACGCTGCCGACACGGCGGGCCGCCGGAGATTTCGACACCTTCATCGGCTGGAGCGTGGAGACCTGGGGCGGCCACCAGGACTTGTCCTACTTCCTCGACAGCTGGCATTCGCAATTCGTCGCCGAGCCGGGCAAGCCGCAGCCGCTGCGCAACTGGCAACGTTGGTCCAGTCCCGCGCTCGACAAGATCATCGAGGAGATCCGCACCGTCGGTTTCGACGATCCCCGATCGATCGAGCTCGGCAAGGACTACGTCAAACTCGCGGTGAAGGAGATGCCGACCATTCCGCTGATGGCCTACAACGTGTTCACCGCAATGGACCAGACCTACTGGACCGGCTTTCCGACTGCAGAGAATCCCTACACCAATCCCGTGCCGAACTGGGGCAATTCGCGCTACATGTTCGTCCGGCTGAAGCCGGCAAATTAGCAAGCGATGATCGTGGTGCACTCGCAGCTGCCTCAACGACCTTGCCGAGAGTCCCGGGTGCTGCCGTGAGCGGGTACGCCGGCTACGTCGGCCGCCGGCTCGCGCAGTTCCTGCTCGTTGTCTTCATCGGCATCAACATCGCCTATGTCGTGACCCATGCTTCGCCGATAGATCCGGTCGAGCAATCGATCTCGGCGGTGACTTCCTTCGGCAACACCGCGCCTGAAGCGATCGATCGGATGCGACATTCGTTGCGCGAGCTCTATGGTCTCGGCGGCACGCCCGTTCAACAATATCTGACGTTCTGGAAGCGGATCCTGAGCGCCGATTTTGGCCCCTCGCTGTCGGCATTTCCAACGCCCGTCGGCACCCTGATTGGACGTGCGCTGCCGTGGACGGCGGGCCTGCTCACGGTTTCGACCATCATTGCCTGGGTGCTTGGAAACCTGCTGGGAGGCCTTGCCGGCTACTACCGGCAGAGCCGCGGGCTGAAGCTGATGGGAGTGATCGCCATGGGCCTTCATCCGATCCCCTATTACATCCTGGCCATGCTGCTGCTGATCCTGTTCGGCTTCATCTGGCCGGTGCTGCCGATCAGTGGTGGGGCGACGATGAATCTGCCGCAGACCCTGACACCCGAATTCGTCTGGAGCGTGCTGCAACACGCGATCCTGCCGGCGCTCTCGCTGATCCTGATCGGTGTGGGGAGCTGGTTTCTCGGCATGCGTTCGCTGGTCTCCAATGTCCTCGCCGAGGATTACGTCGTCTATGCCGAGCTTGCCGGCGTGAAGTCCTGGCGCATCCTGACATCCTATGTGATGCGCAACGCGCTCGTGCCGCAGGTCACGGGCCTTGCGATGTCGCTCGGCGGCATCTTCAACGGCGCCGTGATCACCGAAAAGGTGTTCGGTTATCCAGGCCTCGGCTCGCTCCTGGTCGATGCCGTCTATGCCGGCGACTACGGTCTTGTCCTCGGTGTTACCACCATCTCGATCCTCGGCGTGTCGGTTGGCGTGCTCGCAATCGACCTTCTGTACCCGCTGCTCGATCCCCGGGTGAAAGTCAGCTGATGCGCGTCTTTCTCCGCGATTTGCTGCGCTACAGGGCCGAATTCCGGATCGGGCTCGTGCTGGTTGCGCTCGTCCTGCTGCTGTCCGTGCTGGCGAGCTTCTCGCCATACCCGCCTGACAGCGTCTATGTGGTGCCGCCGGATCTGCCACCGTCGCCGACATACTGGTTCGGCACCACGTCGCGCGGGCAGGACGTGTTCTGGCAATTGAGCTTCGCCATCCGGAATACATTGCTGTTCGGCGGCACGGTGGCGCTGGTCAGCCGCCTGGTCGCGCTCGCGGTCGGGCTCATCAGTGGTTACAAGGGCGGCTGGATCGATCGCGCCTTGATGTCCGTGAACGATACCTTCATCGTCATCCCGCTGCTGCCGATCCTGGTGCTGTTCTATTTCGTGATGCGCGACCGCATCTCGTGGCTGATGCTGGCGCTGATCATGGCCTGTTTCGGCTGGGCTTACGATGCGCGGCTGATCCGCTCGGTGGTCTTGAGCTTGCGGCAGCGCGAATTCACCCAGACCAGCTTGTTCTCCGGAATGAGCACGCGGCAGATCCTGACCGAGGAACATCTGCCCTACGTCGTGCCGATCCTGTTCTCCACGACCATGAACAACATGGTGTGGTCGATCGGGCTCGAGGTGACGCTTGCCGTGCTCGGCTTCACCGACATCAACACCCCGACGATCGGCGGTATGATCTATTGGGCCAACCAGCATATGGCGATGGTTGCGGGTATCTGGTGGTGGATCGCCTTTCCGACCATCGCGGTGATCATGGCGTTTATCGGGCTCTTCCTGCTCGCGGTCTCGGTGAACGCCCATCTCGATCCGAGAAGCCGCCTCTGGAGCACGGGAGAGGCTTCGTGATGCACGCGAGCGCCGAGCAGCCGCACGGGGATCAAGAGGCTCAGCCGCTTCTCGTCGTTCGCGATCTGCAAGCCCATTATCGGACCAGCCATGCCGGTGTCAGGCGCGGCATCCGGGCGGTCGACGGTGTCAGCTTCGCCGTGCGCCGCGGCGAGATCTATGGTCTCGCCGGGGAATCGAGCTCCGGCAAGACCACACTGATCAAGAGCATTGCGGGTGCGATCAAGCCTCCGCTCGAGATCGTCGGCGGAAGCATGGAGTTTGCGTTCCTGCCCGGCTATGGCGGATTGCACCGTGCACCGCCAGCGGAATTGGAGCGAATACGCTGGCGGCGACTGTCCTACATCATGCAGGGTTCAATGAACGTGCTGAACCCGGTGCGTCGTGTCCGGTCCTCGTTCGTGGATTTCGCCTATCCGCATATCGGCGGCAGCCGAAAGCAGTTCGAGCAGCAAGTGGTCGCCCATCTGGCTCGCGTCAAACTCGATCCTTCGGTGCTGTCAGCCTTTCCACACGAGCTCTCGGGCGGGATGCGGCAACGCGCCGCGCTTGCGCTCGCGACGATCTGCCGGCCCGGATTTATCATTGCCGACGAGCCGACCACCGCGCTCGACGTGGTGGTGCAGAAGGAGGTGCTCGGCATGATCCGCGGGATTCAGCGCGAGACCGGCTCGTCGGTTCTGTTCGTCACGCATGACATGGGCGTGCATGCGCATATTACCGACCGCCTCGCGATCATGTATGCCGGGCGCCTCGTGGAGGAGGCCGCGACCGGGGAGATCTTCCGAAACCCGCTGCATCCCTACACCAAGAACCTGATCTCGAGCCTTCCGCGCATCGGCGAGAACGCGCCGCGCGCAGGGCTTGGCGGCGCGCCGCCGAACCTGGCCGATCCCCCGTCGGGTTGCCGCTTCCATCCGCGCTGTCCGCTCGCAAGCGAGATCTGCAGCCGTGAGGTTCCCGTGATGCGTGAAGCGCGTGCCGGCCATCGCGTTGCATGCTTTGCGGTCAATGGGACGACAGGACATGAATGATCTTCTGCTCGATGTCATCGACGTCGGCAAAACCTTCGTTCGCGGAGGGCTGTTGTCGCGGGAGAAGATCGTTGCGGTGAACAAGGTGAGCGTGCAGCTCTCCGCCGGGCGGCCGGAGATCCTGGCGATCATCGGCGAATCCGGCAGCGGCAAGACGACCCTTGCCCGGATGATCCTGAACATGGAAACACCGACCAGCGGCAGGCTGCTGCTCGACGGCATCGACCTTGCGGCCATCAGCGGCAGTGCCGGTCGGCTGGCGTTCATGCACAAGGTGCAGCCAATCTTTCAGAATCCGTTTGAATCCTTCAACCCGCTGAAGCGCGTCGAGCGGTATCTGCTTATGACGCGACGCCGATTTGCCGGGACGGCAAGTGAGATCACGGATGTGGCGGCCGTCGATGCGGCGCTGCACAAGGTGGGTTTGTCGCTCAAGGAGGTGAGCGGCCGATACCCGCACGAGCTGTCCGGCGGGCAGCTCCAACGAGTCGCGATTGCGCGGGCGCTGCTGGCCGAGCCGAAATTGGTCGTGGCGGATGAGCCGGTCTCCATGATCGATGCGTCCCTGCGCATGTCCATCGTCAATCTGTTCAGGACGTTGCGGGACGAGCTGGGGATATCGATCATCTACGTCACGCACGATCTGGCGACCGCCTACTACATCAGCGATCGTATCGTGATCATGCAGAAGGGCAGCGTCGTCGAAAGTGGTGATGCGAGAGCGGTGCTGAGGGCGCCGCGGCATCCCTATACGCATCAATTGCGCGAAGCCGTGCTATTACCCGAGGTCGCCAACGTTCCGAACGTCACGGCCAGCATGAATGATCTCAGCCCCGGAGCACCCGAGAGGAGAGCATGAGGAAAGCCAGAGTTCTGATCGACCGCGACTTCGCCATCGGTCACACCGACCCTCGCTTGTTCGGTGCGTTCGTCGAGCATCTCGGGCGATGCGTCTATGGCGGCATCTACGAACCCGCTCACCCGACAGCGGACGAAAGGGGATTTCGGAAGGACGTGCTCGCTCTGGTGAAGGAGCTCGGCCCGACGCTCATCAGATATCCCGGCGGTAATTTCGTCTCGGGCTACAATTGGGAGGACGGCGTCGGCCCGCAGGAGACGAGGCCGGCGCGCCTTGACCTCGCCTGGTTCAGTACCGAGCCGAACAGCTTTGGCACCAATGAATTCATGGACTGGTGCAGGGCCGCCGACGTTGCGCCGATGATGGCGGTCAATCTCGGCACCCGCGGCGGCGATGCCGCGCGCAATCTGGTCGAATATTGCAACCATCCGGGCGGCACGGCCTGGTCGGAGCTGCGCCGTAGCCATGGCTGGGACAAGCCGCACGGCGTCAAGCTGTGGTGCCTCGGCAACGAGGTCGATGGGCCCTGGCAGATGGAGCACAAGAGCGCCGCCGACTACGGTGCCCTCGCGCGCGAAGCCGCCAAGATGATGCGCTGGATCGACCCGACCATCGAGCTGGCGGCATGCGGCTCATCGGGGCGCAACATGCCGACCTTCGGCCAGTGGGAGGACACGGTCCTCGAGCACACTTTCGATCACGTCGAGTACATATCGCTTCATACCTATCTCAACAATTACAAGCAGGATACGGCCTCGTTTCTCGCCAGCCCCGATTTGATGGACAGCTTCATCGACGAGGTCGTCGCGATCGCTGACGCGGTGGCGGCCAGGCGGCGTTCCAACAAGCGCCTGATGCTGAGCTTCGATGAATGGAACGTCTGGTACCGAACCCGCCGCAACCGCGCCGACCGGGTCAAAGAGGGCTGGCCGGTGGCGCCGCCGATCCTCGAGGAAATCTACACGATGGAGGACGCGCTCGCCTTTGGCGGCGCCTGCATTTCCCTGCTCAATCATGCCGATCGAGTCAGGGTTGCCTGCCTCGCGCAGCTCGTCAACGTCATCGCACCGATCATGACCGAGACGGGAGGCGGCGCCTGGCGCCAGACCACCTTCTATCCGTTCGCGCACATGACCCGCTTCGGCCGCGGCAAGGTCTTGCGCACGCAGGCGGAGTCCGAAACCTACGATTCCCAGTATTACGATCCCCGTGGCACCCAGGAGCAGTTCTTTCCCGTGCCGAACGTGCCGTACCTGAAGATCGCGGCCGTGGCGTCAGAGGATGGCGGCCTGTCGCTGTTTCTGCTCAATCGCGACCTGAAGCAGGAGATGGAGGTGAGCGTCGAGGCAAGAAGCTTCGGCCGGCTGACGGTGAGCGAGCGGCTCGAACTGCGGCATGATGATCTCAAGGCGACGAATACCAAAACCGCGCCAAGCAAGGTCAAGCCGGCGCCGCTGCAGAGTGTGTCCTTCGACGGTGGACGATTGCAGACGACGCTCAAGCCGGCGTCATGGAACGTGATTCATCTGTCGGCAGGCTGAGGATGGCAAGGCTCAGGCGGATGCGAGCGGAGACTGTTTATGGCGTGACGCCGGGACGTCCCCGCGACTCGAGGACCTGGCGAATGGCATGCGCCAGATCTGCGGGCCGGTACGGCTTGCTCAGCAGGGTGATATCAGGGTCGAGCCGACCGTCATGCATCATGGCGGCTTCCGGGTAGCCCGACATATAGAGCACGGGTACGCCGGGACGCCGCCGGAGAACGGCATCGGCAAGTTCGCGGCCGTTCATCCCGCCGGGCATGACGACATCGGTGAAGAGCAGATCGAAGGCCGCGCCTTGGTCGACGAGCGCGAGAGCCTCCGGGCCGTTGGGGGCCGCGATCGTGCGATAGCCGAAGCTCTTCAGCTGGGCTTCGACATAATTGCGGACCAGCTCGTCGTCCTCGACCAGGAGAATGGTTTCACTGCCGCGTTGCAGCTCGCCCTTCGTCGCCACGCGCGCGGAGGCTGCGGCCTGGGTCGCGCGCGGCAGGTACAGGCTGAAGGTCGTTCCCACCCCTTCTTCGCTGTCGATTCTGATATGCCCGCCGGACTGCTTGATGAAGCCATACACCATGCTCAAGCCGAGGCCCGTTCCCTTGCCGAGCTCCTTGGTCGTGAAGAACGGCTCGAAGATCTTGTCCCGGATCGCCCGGGGAATACCCGAGCCAGTATCGCTCACCGTGACCAGAACGAAGTCGCCGGGCGTATTGTCCGGGCCCGGATTGTCGGGGCCAAAGCTCACATTCGTGGTGCCGAAGGAGATCTTGCCTCCGCCGGCCATCGCGTCGCGTGCATTGACGGCGAGGTTGATCAGGGCGGTCGAGAGCTGGCCCGGATCGATCAGCGCATGCCAGCAATCCGCTTGCAGCATGGAGCCGATCTCGATGTGCTCGCCCAGCGTCGGCCGCAGCAGCTTTGCGGTGTCGACAATGAGATTGTTGACGTCGACGTTGCGCGGTTGAAGTGGCTGCCTGCGCGCGAAAGCGAGGAGCTGCATCGTCAGATCGGCGCCGCGTGTGGCGGCGTCGTCGATCATATGTGCAATGGCCACGAGGTCCGGCTGGTCCGCAAGCCCGTCGATCAGGATCTGGATGGTCCCGGTGATGACCGTCAGGATGTTGTTGAAGTCATGTGCGACGCCACCGGTGAGCTGGCCGACCGCGTCCATCTTCTGCGCCTGGCGCAACTGCTGCTCGAGGCGCAGACGCTGGCTGATGTCGCGTCCGATCACGATGATCAGCTCCTGGCCGCCGGTCGAGACGTGAGCGGCAGACATTTCGACATCGAGGCCCTTGTCGTCGGGGCCGTTCAGGCGAAGCTGCAACAGTCCCGTCGAATCCGGCGCCAGCAGTCTGGCGACCTCGGTTGCGTCCGCAGGGACGAGGATGGAGCGGAACGGCAGGCCGATGATCTGCTCCCGAGCCCGCCCCAGCATCACCCCGGCGGTGCGATTTGCCTCGATCACGCGGCCGCCTTGGTCAAGAACCAGGATCGCGTCATGCGCCTGTTCCATGAGCAGGCGGTATTTCTCCTCGGCCTGCTTCCGCGCCGTGAGGTCGAGCACGAACGAGACGCATTGATCGGACGATCCGGCCAGCGAGGCGGATCCGATCAGAACGGGAACG
This genomic interval from Bradyrhizobium guangzhouense contains the following:
- a CDS encoding ABC transporter ATP-binding protein; the encoded protein is MNDLLLDVIDVGKTFVRGGLLSREKIVAVNKVSVQLSAGRPEILAIIGESGSGKTTLARMILNMETPTSGRLLLDGIDLAAISGSAGRLAFMHKVQPIFQNPFESFNPLKRVERYLLMTRRRFAGTASEITDVAAVDAALHKVGLSLKEVSGRYPHELSGGQLQRVAIARALLAEPKLVVADEPVSMIDASLRMSIVNLFRTLRDELGISIIYVTHDLATAYYISDRIVIMQKGSVVESGDARAVLRAPRHPYTHQLREAVLLPEVANVPNVTASMNDLSPGAPERRA
- a CDS encoding alpha-N-arabinofuranosidase, whose translation is MRKARVLIDRDFAIGHTDPRLFGAFVEHLGRCVYGGIYEPAHPTADERGFRKDVLALVKELGPTLIRYPGGNFVSGYNWEDGVGPQETRPARLDLAWFSTEPNSFGTNEFMDWCRAADVAPMMAVNLGTRGGDAARNLVEYCNHPGGTAWSELRRSHGWDKPHGVKLWCLGNEVDGPWQMEHKSAADYGALAREAAKMMRWIDPTIELAACGSSGRNMPTFGQWEDTVLEHTFDHVEYISLHTYLNNYKQDTASFLASPDLMDSFIDEVVAIADAVAARRRSNKRLMLSFDEWNVWYRTRRNRADRVKEGWPVAPPILEEIYTMEDALAFGGACISLLNHADRVRVACLAQLVNVIAPIMTETGGGAWRQTTFYPFAHMTRFGRGKVLRTQAESETYDSQYYDPRGTQEQFFPVPNVPYLKIAAVASEDGGLSLFLLNRDLKQEMEVSVEARSFGRLTVSERLELRHDDLKATNTKTAPSKVKPAPLQSVSFDGGRLQTTLKPASWNVIHLSAG
- a CDS encoding alpha/beta fold hydrolase, producing the protein MKEPDLLHTPAPGADQFSFHIRECGGGDATCILLHGFGEGGYVWNDFAPRLPKNYRTIIIDFRGHGNSGEDPTGNYGVGSYSTDVLNLIQKYKLRNISLVGHSLGAAVALQVAAAVPHLVTDLVLVDFSLSTEPDVSENILSQFQEQCDGYSSLAEYAAWISAKRPLTHPRMLGHIVDNALRESADGRLVLRVDRRIQQIMGTGSARADDVRPILSKISCRTLLIRGRGSAVLSKKEAFDIIRLLKDGQLHEISHAGHAVMVEDPDEFADAVNQFLLGPRTSGGGL
- a CDS encoding ABC transporter permease, which translates into the protein MRVFLRDLLRYRAEFRIGLVLVALVLLLSVLASFSPYPPDSVYVVPPDLPPSPTYWFGTTSRGQDVFWQLSFAIRNTLLFGGTVALVSRLVALAVGLISGYKGGWIDRALMSVNDTFIVIPLLPILVLFYFVMRDRISWLMLALIMACFGWAYDARLIRSVVLSLRQREFTQTSLFSGMSTRQILTEEHLPYVVPILFSTTMNNMVWSIGLEVTLAVLGFTDINTPTIGGMIYWANQHMAMVAGIWWWIAFPTIAVIMAFIGLFLLAVSVNAHLDPRSRLWSTGEAS
- a CDS encoding ABC transporter substrate-binding protein — protein: MRCIRALLLAACVLGSLLLASVEPGHAQGIPQDIPRKDLLILENPEGTVKNAGWFNIWVINAGAQSNGLQQAALDTLWYIDPESGLDGVWDNSLAADKPQYNADFTEMTVKLRSGIFWSDGVEFTADDVVATVMTQIKHPAMRFSAVLASNVASVEAPDARTVVFKLKKPNSRFHTNFTVRWGAVWILPKHVFDKVEDPVKFDFNKPISLGAYVLHSYDPDGKWYIWQLRDDWQRTTLARFGKPGPKYLAYVDPGPPDKRVIAQLNHELDVIHDIAPEGMFALAKQSKTTRAWFKGFPYGHPDPTLPAVIFNTQNENFKNPDVRWALALLIDIKAVAMAAYRGAATISAIGVPPTGTHPATYHAPMEDWLKSFEIDTGKRKIKPYDPTIGKQIADMLRPSMGEQIPTDPAEIAKAFGRGWWKTDPVAAQELLEKAGFSKRGGAWVTPDGKPFTVRVMVEGDLRPVMTRAGTMIVQLWKQAGIDARIDVAQGTLPTRRAAGDFDTFIGWSVETWGGHQDLSYFLDSWHSQFVAEPGKPQPLRNWQRWSSPALDKIIEEIRTVGFDDPRSIELGKDYVKLAVKEMPTIPLMAYNVFTAMDQTYWTGFPTAENPYTNPVPNWGNSRYMFVRLKPAN
- a CDS encoding ABC transporter permease, whose translation is MSGYAGYVGRRLAQFLLVVFIGINIAYVVTHASPIDPVEQSISAVTSFGNTAPEAIDRMRHSLRELYGLGGTPVQQYLTFWKRILSADFGPSLSAFPTPVGTLIGRALPWTAGLLTVSTIIAWVLGNLLGGLAGYYRQSRGLKLMGVIAMGLHPIPYYILAMLLLILFGFIWPVLPISGGATMNLPQTLTPEFVWSVLQHAILPALSLILIGVGSWFLGMRSLVSNVLAEDYVVYAELAGVKSWRILTSYVMRNALVPQVTGLAMSLGGIFNGAVITEKVFGYPGLGSLLVDAVYAGDYGLVLGVTTISILGVSVGVLAIDLLYPLLDPRVKVS
- a CDS encoding ABC transporter ATP-binding protein, giving the protein MHASAEQPHGDQEAQPLLVVRDLQAHYRTSHAGVRRGIRAVDGVSFAVRRGEIYGLAGESSSGKTTLIKSIAGAIKPPLEIVGGSMEFAFLPGYGGLHRAPPAELERIRWRRLSYIMQGSMNVLNPVRRVRSSFVDFAYPHIGGSRKQFEQQVVAHLARVKLDPSVLSAFPHELSGGMRQRAALALATICRPGFIIADEPTTALDVVVQKEVLGMIRGIQRETGSSVLFVTHDMGVHAHITDRLAIMYAGRLVEEAATGEIFRNPLHPYTKNLISSLPRIGENAPRAGLGGAPPNLADPPSGCRFHPRCPLASEICSREVPVMREARAGHRVACFAVNGTTGHE